In Oryza glaberrima chromosome 8, OglaRS2, whole genome shotgun sequence, the following are encoded in one genomic region:
- the LOC127781317 gene encoding B3 domain-containing protein Os03g0619600-like isoform X2, whose protein sequence is MALNAPRAGGRSPHECGNGQRRLTGCESSTSEMRKPCECCHTKMKFIWQMNGNFKHSMVIPDRFLSHFAAKSSGTITLETPNGNMYKVGVGKNMKRTLLLSGWEAFVHANSIQENDFLSFRYRGSSRFAVTVFDASGLEKVYFCCAAAGMKNASNNVQKKARTYIDILSSSDDHTTQSSASDTSDECQKARPNHHGKQAKKPSVSSSEDLSEDGSSGHRSLESEDLGRFSSPYYLPGHHKLAKEQKAELVALVDKIQPEICVLVIIMNKTNVKRHPDLVVPKDALLHFPHKNQIITLELPGKRKNWACKFRIRADGGGRHLYLGDFVHDNRILEGDLCILQPMTKNDASVFTMTVHLIRKERTDITSSHQTRKINSGGISSSSHHDTTRYNQGDKRFEERFARRDSSSHFRKITKMAYEESGEGSPDENDSFKSDDLQTLTITDYVLSYKSYLSRAQTGQVIMLLGEIRPKKPVLVAVMRKKNVQSSSPFLEIPKEYAAAHFPNESVAITLQMLGKNKKWHPRLCMENDKRIYMLRGHWLDFVLDNHVMEGDICLFEPMKGGKFLCSQFTSFAPRQLIARVELVFKGLAQVMEEPIQRWHQVFILRKNQLMEEMVVRKTRSMELQMNHCIIGSPMILPTFYRIGAIYLHSRRRLF, encoded by the exons ATGGCCTTGAATGCACCCAGGGCAGGTGGTCGATCGCCTCATGAGTGTGGCAATGGGCAACGACGGCTCACCGGTTGTGAAAGTAG caCATCTGAAATGAGGAAGCCTTGTGAATGCTGCCACACGAAGATGAAGTTCATCTGGCAGATGAATGGAAATTTCAAACATAGCATG GTCATACCAGATAGATTTTTGAGCCATTTTGCTGCCAAGTCATCAGGGACCATCACACTTGAAACCCCTAATGGTAACATGTACAAAGTTGGAGTTGGCAAAAATATGAAGAGAACTCTCCTCCTTTCTGGATGGGAGGCATTTGTTCATGCCAATAGCATACAAGAGAATGATTTCCTGAGCTTTCGATACCGTGGAAGCTCTCGCTTTGCGGTCACAGTCTTCGATGCTAGTGGCTTGGAGAAGGTATATTTTTGCTGTGCAGCTGCAGGGATGAAAAATGCTTCTAATAATGTGCAGAAGAAGGCACGCACATACATTGATATTTTGAGCAGCTCAGATGATCATACTACTCAGTCATCAGCAAGTGATACGTCTGATGAATGCCAAAAGGCAAGACCAAATCATCATGGCAAGCAAGCAAAGAAGCCTTCGGTGTCTTCTTCGGAGGATTTGTCAG AAGACGGTTCATCCGGGCACAGATCCTTGGAGTCAGAAGATCTTGGCAGGTTCTCAAGCCCTTATTATTTACCAGGTCATCATAAGCTAGCCAAAGAACAGAAGGCAGAACTTGTTGCGCTTGTTGACAAAATTCAACCTGAAATCTGTGTGCTTGTCATAATTATGAACAAGACCAATGTGAAACGACATCCTGATCTG GTAGTACCTAAGGATGCACTCTTGCACTTTCCACACAAAAATCAAATTATCACACTCGAGCTGCCTGGTAAAAGGAAGAACTGGGCTTGCAAATTCCGCATCAGAGCTGATGGAGGTGGACGCCACCTTTATCTGGGTGACTTCGTCCATGACAATCGTATCCTGGAGGGAGATCTCTGCATCCTTCAACCGATGACAAAGAACGATGCAAGTGTTTTCACTATGACAGTCCATTTGATCCGCAAAGAGAGAACTGATATTACCTCGAGCCATCAGACAAGAAAGATAAATTCTGGTGGTATTTCAAGCAGCTCGCATCATGACACCACACGGTATAATCAAGGAGATAAAAGATTTGAAGAAAGATTTGCTCGAAGGGACAGCTCAAGCCACTTTAGGAAAATTACAAAGATGGCATATGAAGAATCAG GAGAAGGCAGTCCTGATGAAAACGACTCTTTCAAGTCAGATGATCTTCAGACACTTACAATAACTGATTATGTGTTATCATATAAAAGTTATCTATCTAGAGCACAGACGGGACAAGTAATTATGCTTCTCGGGGAAATTCGACCCAAAAAACCTGTCTTGGTGGCTGTCATGAGGAAGAAAAATGTCCAATCGTCAAGCCCTTTTCTG GAGATTCCTAAGGAATATGCTGCTGCCCATTTTCCTAATGAGAGCGTGGCTATCACACTTCAGATGCTGGGAAAGAACAAGAAATGGCATCCTAGATTATGCATGGAAAATGATAAAAGGATCTACATGCTTAGGGGGCATTGGTTAGATTTTGTCCTTGACAATCATGTCATGGAGGGAGATATCTGCCTCTTTGAACCCATGAAGGGTGGGAAATTTTTGTGTTCACAGTTCACCTCCTTCGCGCCGCGCCAACTGATCGCTCGGGTGGAATTAGTGTTCAAAGGGCTAGCTCAAGTCATGGAAGAACCAATCCAAAGATGGCATCAGGTGTTCATATTAAGGAAGAACCAACTGATG GAGGAAATGGTTGTTCGGAAAACAAGAAGCATGGAGCTTCAAATGAATCATTGCATAATAGGAAGTCCAATGATTCTCCCTACGTTCTACCGCATCGGAGCCATCTATCTCCATTCCAGGAGAAGGTTGTTTTAG
- the LOC127781317 gene encoding B3 domain-containing protein Os03g0619600-like isoform X1, translated as MALNAPRAGGRSPHECGNGQRRLTGCESSTSEMRKPCECCHTKMKFIWQMNGNFKHSMVIPDRFLSHFAAKSSGTITLETPNGNMYKVGVGKNMKRTLLLSGWEAFVHANSIQENDFLSFRYRGSSRFAVTVFDASGLEKVYFCCAAAGMKNASNNVQKKARTYIDILSSSDDHTTQSSASDTSDECQKARPNHHGKQAKKPSVSSSEDLSAEDGSSGHRSLESEDLGRFSSPYYLPGHHKLAKEQKAELVALVDKIQPEICVLVIIMNKTNVKRHPDLVVPKDALLHFPHKNQIITLELPGKRKNWACKFRIRADGGGRHLYLGDFVHDNRILEGDLCILQPMTKNDASVFTMTVHLIRKERTDITSSHQTRKINSGGISSSSHHDTTRYNQGDKRFEERFARRDSSSHFRKITKMAYEESGEGSPDENDSFKSDDLQTLTITDYVLSYKSYLSRAQTGQVIMLLGEIRPKKPVLVAVMRKKNVQSSSPFLEIPKEYAAAHFPNESVAITLQMLGKNKKWHPRLCMENDKRIYMLRGHWLDFVLDNHVMEGDICLFEPMKGGKFLCSQFTSFAPRQLIARVELVFKGLAQVMEEPIQRWHQVFILRKNQLMEEMVVRKTRSMELQMNHCIIGSPMILPTFYRIGAIYLHSRRRLF; from the exons ATGGCCTTGAATGCACCCAGGGCAGGTGGTCGATCGCCTCATGAGTGTGGCAATGGGCAACGACGGCTCACCGGTTGTGAAAGTAG caCATCTGAAATGAGGAAGCCTTGTGAATGCTGCCACACGAAGATGAAGTTCATCTGGCAGATGAATGGAAATTTCAAACATAGCATG GTCATACCAGATAGATTTTTGAGCCATTTTGCTGCCAAGTCATCAGGGACCATCACACTTGAAACCCCTAATGGTAACATGTACAAAGTTGGAGTTGGCAAAAATATGAAGAGAACTCTCCTCCTTTCTGGATGGGAGGCATTTGTTCATGCCAATAGCATACAAGAGAATGATTTCCTGAGCTTTCGATACCGTGGAAGCTCTCGCTTTGCGGTCACAGTCTTCGATGCTAGTGGCTTGGAGAAGGTATATTTTTGCTGTGCAGCTGCAGGGATGAAAAATGCTTCTAATAATGTGCAGAAGAAGGCACGCACATACATTGATATTTTGAGCAGCTCAGATGATCATACTACTCAGTCATCAGCAAGTGATACGTCTGATGAATGCCAAAAGGCAAGACCAAATCATCATGGCAAGCAAGCAAAGAAGCCTTCGGTGTCTTCTTCGGAGGATTTGTCAG CAGAAGACGGTTCATCCGGGCACAGATCCTTGGAGTCAGAAGATCTTGGCAGGTTCTCAAGCCCTTATTATTTACCAGGTCATCATAAGCTAGCCAAAGAACAGAAGGCAGAACTTGTTGCGCTTGTTGACAAAATTCAACCTGAAATCTGTGTGCTTGTCATAATTATGAACAAGACCAATGTGAAACGACATCCTGATCTG GTAGTACCTAAGGATGCACTCTTGCACTTTCCACACAAAAATCAAATTATCACACTCGAGCTGCCTGGTAAAAGGAAGAACTGGGCTTGCAAATTCCGCATCAGAGCTGATGGAGGTGGACGCCACCTTTATCTGGGTGACTTCGTCCATGACAATCGTATCCTGGAGGGAGATCTCTGCATCCTTCAACCGATGACAAAGAACGATGCAAGTGTTTTCACTATGACAGTCCATTTGATCCGCAAAGAGAGAACTGATATTACCTCGAGCCATCAGACAAGAAAGATAAATTCTGGTGGTATTTCAAGCAGCTCGCATCATGACACCACACGGTATAATCAAGGAGATAAAAGATTTGAAGAAAGATTTGCTCGAAGGGACAGCTCAAGCCACTTTAGGAAAATTACAAAGATGGCATATGAAGAATCAG GAGAAGGCAGTCCTGATGAAAACGACTCTTTCAAGTCAGATGATCTTCAGACACTTACAATAACTGATTATGTGTTATCATATAAAAGTTATCTATCTAGAGCACAGACGGGACAAGTAATTATGCTTCTCGGGGAAATTCGACCCAAAAAACCTGTCTTGGTGGCTGTCATGAGGAAGAAAAATGTCCAATCGTCAAGCCCTTTTCTG GAGATTCCTAAGGAATATGCTGCTGCCCATTTTCCTAATGAGAGCGTGGCTATCACACTTCAGATGCTGGGAAAGAACAAGAAATGGCATCCTAGATTATGCATGGAAAATGATAAAAGGATCTACATGCTTAGGGGGCATTGGTTAGATTTTGTCCTTGACAATCATGTCATGGAGGGAGATATCTGCCTCTTTGAACCCATGAAGGGTGGGAAATTTTTGTGTTCACAGTTCACCTCCTTCGCGCCGCGCCAACTGATCGCTCGGGTGGAATTAGTGTTCAAAGGGCTAGCTCAAGTCATGGAAGAACCAATCCAAAGATGGCATCAGGTGTTCATATTAAGGAAGAACCAACTGATG GAGGAAATGGTTGTTCGGAAAACAAGAAGCATGGAGCTTCAAATGAATCATTGCATAATAGGAAGTCCAATGATTCTCCCTACGTTCTACCGCATCGGAGCCATCTATCTCCATTCCAGGAGAAGGTTGTTTTAG
- the LOC127781900 gene encoding uncharacterized protein LOC127781900, translating to MEWAPVPGSIDGAAAGSMEFKLIQAAFNGDLRRFKRLAKMLDMGRGRLAKFVGEVRVEGVPQLEGVGVMHAAAASGSLAMCTYLVETLQLDVNDVSNKGSTALFNAVELGNLDIIKYLLDHGADPDHAMICGLTPLHCAAGFGHCAIVKELLAKGAYVDPVSVYGTPLHIAALEGKDNTLKILLDHDADCNRVVNGKTPLLLAKRAASERCVELLVEDKVVNGSKIAELKSLASRAAQIKDYLSAAEFYSKAIDLDPDDATLLSNRSLCWLHMGDGDKALPDAHECRKKRPDWPKACYRQRTVLMLLKDYRRACEALFDGLKLDPENAEIEDALREAFKSLRISQST from the exons ATGGAGTGGGCTCCCGTCCCCGGTTCCATCGACGGCG CTGCCGCCGGCTCGATGGAGTTCAAGCTCATCCAAGCTGCGTTCAACGGAGACCTCCGCCGCTTCAAGC GGTTGGCGAAGATGCTGGATATGGGTAGGGGCCGCCTGGCCAAGTTCGTGGGGGAGGTGAGGGTGGAGGGCGTGCCGCAACTGGAAGGTGTCGGGGTGAtgcacgccgctgccgccagcgGGAGCCTCGCGATGTGCACGTACCTCGTCGAGACGCTACAGCTCGATGTGAATGACGTCAGCAACAAAG GTTCAACAGCTCTGTTTAACGCTGTAGAGCTTGGGAATCTGGACATTATCAAGTATCTACTTGATCATGGTGCTGATCCAGATCATGCCATGATTTGCGGGCTCACCCCTCTACATTGCGCCGCTGGATTCG GTCATTGTGCAATCGTGAAAGAACTGCTTGCAAAAGGAGCTTATGTTGATCCAGTCTCTGTTTACGGGACACCACTTCATATTGCTGCTCTTGAAGGGAAGGATAATACCCTGAAGATACTGCTGGACCATGATGCAGAT TGCAACAGGGTGGTCAATGGTAAGACACCTCTCCTCCTTGCTAAGAGAGCTGCCTCAGAAAGATGTGTAGAACTCCTGGTTGAG GACAAAGTTGTGAATGGAAGTAAAATTGCAGAGCTCAAGTCATTAGCAAGTAGAGCGGCTCAGATAAAAGATTATCTTTCTGCAGCAGAATTCTACAGCAAG GCCATCGACCTTGACCCTGATGATGCAACTCTGCTGTCAAATAGGAGCCTTTGCTGGCTTCACATGGGTGATGGTGATAAGGCTTTGCCGGATGCTCATGAATGCAGGAAAAAGCGGCCTGACTGGCCAAAGGCTTGCTACCGGCAGCGCACAGTTCTGATGTTACTGAAG GACTACCGGAGAGCGTGCGAAGCCCTTTTTGATGGATTGAAGTTGGATCCCGAGAATGCCGAGATTGAAGATGCATTACG GGAGGCTTTCAAGTCCTTGAGGATATCCCAAAGCACTTGA
- the LOC127781317 gene encoding B3 domain-containing protein Os03g0619600-like isoform X3, translated as MRKPCECCHTKMKFIWQMNGNFKHSMVIPDRFLSHFAAKSSGTITLETPNGNMYKVGVGKNMKRTLLLSGWEAFVHANSIQENDFLSFRYRGSSRFAVTVFDASGLEKVYFCCAAAGMKNASNNVQKKARTYIDILSSSDDHTTQSSASDTSDECQKARPNHHGKQAKKPSVSSSEDLSAEDGSSGHRSLESEDLGRFSSPYYLPGHHKLAKEQKAELVALVDKIQPEICVLVIIMNKTNVKRHPDLVVPKDALLHFPHKNQIITLELPGKRKNWACKFRIRADGGGRHLYLGDFVHDNRILEGDLCILQPMTKNDASVFTMTVHLIRKERTDITSSHQTRKINSGGISSSSHHDTTRYNQGDKRFEERFARRDSSSHFRKITKMAYEESGEGSPDENDSFKSDDLQTLTITDYVLSYKSYLSRAQTGQVIMLLGEIRPKKPVLVAVMRKKNVQSSSPFLEIPKEYAAAHFPNESVAITLQMLGKNKKWHPRLCMENDKRIYMLRGHWLDFVLDNHVMEGDICLFEPMKGGKFLCSQFTSFAPRQLIARVELVFKGLAQVMEEPIQRWHQVFILRKNQLMEEMVVRKTRSMELQMNHCIIGSPMILPTFYRIGAIYLHSRRRLF; from the exons ATGAGGAAGCCTTGTGAATGCTGCCACACGAAGATGAAGTTCATCTGGCAGATGAATGGAAATTTCAAACATAGCATG GTCATACCAGATAGATTTTTGAGCCATTTTGCTGCCAAGTCATCAGGGACCATCACACTTGAAACCCCTAATGGTAACATGTACAAAGTTGGAGTTGGCAAAAATATGAAGAGAACTCTCCTCCTTTCTGGATGGGAGGCATTTGTTCATGCCAATAGCATACAAGAGAATGATTTCCTGAGCTTTCGATACCGTGGAAGCTCTCGCTTTGCGGTCACAGTCTTCGATGCTAGTGGCTTGGAGAAGGTATATTTTTGCTGTGCAGCTGCAGGGATGAAAAATGCTTCTAATAATGTGCAGAAGAAGGCACGCACATACATTGATATTTTGAGCAGCTCAGATGATCATACTACTCAGTCATCAGCAAGTGATACGTCTGATGAATGCCAAAAGGCAAGACCAAATCATCATGGCAAGCAAGCAAAGAAGCCTTCGGTGTCTTCTTCGGAGGATTTGTCAG CAGAAGACGGTTCATCCGGGCACAGATCCTTGGAGTCAGAAGATCTTGGCAGGTTCTCAAGCCCTTATTATTTACCAGGTCATCATAAGCTAGCCAAAGAACAGAAGGCAGAACTTGTTGCGCTTGTTGACAAAATTCAACCTGAAATCTGTGTGCTTGTCATAATTATGAACAAGACCAATGTGAAACGACATCCTGATCTG GTAGTACCTAAGGATGCACTCTTGCACTTTCCACACAAAAATCAAATTATCACACTCGAGCTGCCTGGTAAAAGGAAGAACTGGGCTTGCAAATTCCGCATCAGAGCTGATGGAGGTGGACGCCACCTTTATCTGGGTGACTTCGTCCATGACAATCGTATCCTGGAGGGAGATCTCTGCATCCTTCAACCGATGACAAAGAACGATGCAAGTGTTTTCACTATGACAGTCCATTTGATCCGCAAAGAGAGAACTGATATTACCTCGAGCCATCAGACAAGAAAGATAAATTCTGGTGGTATTTCAAGCAGCTCGCATCATGACACCACACGGTATAATCAAGGAGATAAAAGATTTGAAGAAAGATTTGCTCGAAGGGACAGCTCAAGCCACTTTAGGAAAATTACAAAGATGGCATATGAAGAATCAG GAGAAGGCAGTCCTGATGAAAACGACTCTTTCAAGTCAGATGATCTTCAGACACTTACAATAACTGATTATGTGTTATCATATAAAAGTTATCTATCTAGAGCACAGACGGGACAAGTAATTATGCTTCTCGGGGAAATTCGACCCAAAAAACCTGTCTTGGTGGCTGTCATGAGGAAGAAAAATGTCCAATCGTCAAGCCCTTTTCTG GAGATTCCTAAGGAATATGCTGCTGCCCATTTTCCTAATGAGAGCGTGGCTATCACACTTCAGATGCTGGGAAAGAACAAGAAATGGCATCCTAGATTATGCATGGAAAATGATAAAAGGATCTACATGCTTAGGGGGCATTGGTTAGATTTTGTCCTTGACAATCATGTCATGGAGGGAGATATCTGCCTCTTTGAACCCATGAAGGGTGGGAAATTTTTGTGTTCACAGTTCACCTCCTTCGCGCCGCGCCAACTGATCGCTCGGGTGGAATTAGTGTTCAAAGGGCTAGCTCAAGTCATGGAAGAACCAATCCAAAGATGGCATCAGGTGTTCATATTAAGGAAGAACCAACTGATG GAGGAAATGGTTGTTCGGAAAACAAGAAGCATGGAGCTTCAAATGAATCATTGCATAATAGGAAGTCCAATGATTCTCCCTACGTTCTACCGCATCGGAGCCATCTATCTCCATTCCAGGAGAAGGTTGTTTTAG